The DNA region TGTGTAAATGGTTTAAATCACAAACCACAAAAACCATTTGAAAACATTtcattgtcattttaaaaaatactatTTGTACAATGTCTCTCATTGCAGAAGCACAAACAGTAGATGTCTGTTTTACACTGGTGGTAACTGCATAAATGATCACTATGGAATAAAGTGTGTTGGACTAGAGGTCCGGGTCGGTCTGGGTGCTGAACAGGCTGCAgtcaggactcagcagcagctcacagtctCAGATCTGGTCTGGACTGGAACCAGTAGGAGGTTCACTTCACCTTTGGAGGCGTGTAGTGGATTCTGCACCTTTCATTGAAAACctgagcagcaacaacaaatggcATTAATCGTTGGCCAGTAGACAAGTGCTGCAGGGCATCAGGTATGAATGATAACAGTGAGCAAACCTTCAGACTTCTGTCATTGACGACTTCTTCAACGTTTAGCTCCGACTGCATCAGCTTCAACTATacaccaaaaataaaaagacttcTGTTACACTAATGTGTGACAGAACTACACAACCTGTGAATCTGAACTATCTGTGTATTGTTTTCAAGTGAACTGAGCCAATGAGGAGCGTCTCCTGCATGTCTGGCTCAAACCTTTACAGGTTTTTGGCATCTGGCATCCTCTAGTGTTAGAAGCTGGACTTACTTTGGTCTGCTCTTTCCTGAGCTGTTTGATGACAGCCATGTTTTCACTGTCCTTTGCTCTTTGTTCACGGAGTTGACCCACCACCTCAGATGTTTGTGCTATACAGGACTTGATAGCTTTGTCTCTGCTCAGATGAGCCTCCAACATCTGTGGGACACACGAGACGAGAAATGAAGAAATTCATCACCCTCAaagcttttactgtgaaaaccacaaaaacaactttGTCTTGTAGACTTTAGCTGCTGGCATCTTTGTATAACGCAATATACTGTTGTTTAATATGAAATGATTACAGTAATACTCACAGATTCATAgagttgtttgcatgtttgtgtggcGTCCACTTTGCCTGAGAAGGACACAGTGGGCACAGTGGTGTTCAGGGAATGGACGATGCGATCATCTATGGTGCGCAtgaccttcagcacctcctgagAGACatatagaaacacacagaaacaatgaCATGTCATGGGAAATGTACGTTTTGtgcaataaattaaataaatatgcagCCCTGACCTGTGGTCAATACCCTCgagtcaaaataaaagtaaaatgacAAAGCATTTTAAGTATGTTTCATTGGAATAGAGATGAAAACactaaaagtaaaagtattATTTCAGGACAATCTGATTGGACAAAAACGCTGCTACAATGTCAAGAGTATGTTGCATTTTCCTCAAATATCTAGCAAGTTTTGAACATAGTAATATATCtctaaaaaaatgaataaatgtctcGTGTACAGTGATTTACCTCTTAGTCCCTTAACCAACCAGTGAGTAACTATGTAACCAAGAGGAAAAattggctttttatttgcagttTGAACTTTAAAAGAAGAGCTTGCCATTTGTTCAGGCTGTCTGAAGACACACATTCAGCCCAATAGTGAGAGTCTGGAACCACACGCAGCCAATTTTCAGCGTGACTCCTCGGactgacagagcagagcagtgtgaGCTGATCGGGGGTCAGTCATTCACCGCCTTACAGGCAGAATGAACAGCATCCCATGCCGGCAGCTGCGCGCCAAATGCCCGGATCGCTGCGGTCTACTGACGGATTGCACAGACCCGTGTACCAGGCGTTGAAATTACCTGAAACAATGAAAAGTCCTCACAGTTTAAAGTTCCACCGGACGCCGCCATAGTGGCCAGAAAGGGTCCTCTGCAGAAACAACACGATGCGCCTGTTCAAGCAAGCGCCTGGATGATATGCATCAAGTACAGTTACTCGAGAAATGTGTATTTGCACTATTTTGAAAAACACGTATCTTAGTTGAGTATTCTTATTTAAAAGGCTCCTACATCATGCTTCACTTCTTATTTGCTTCGGATTTCTGAACATTACTAGTAAATGATCTTTGATCAGGCGCGCAGCTCGGGCTCCTACTTTTAGATCCCAGGGTCCTGTTTGTCTGCGGAGTTGActttcagcagctggtggcgCACACAAAATATTTGGAGCACTTTCGGGAGATTTTTAAAATCGTATTTAAGCAGAAATTATGAGCTTTGCCAGATGTCGTCTTTCCGTTGGAAAGCTGTTAGGTTCGTATCGCTAGgttaaatgtttgtgtctgtgatttcTAGGTGATTGGCTCCTTTAAATGCCTTTTATAACTACATTAGAGTTTGCCAAGAATTGCAAACAAAAAACTGCTGTTCTACAACTAGTTTGTCATTTGTTATCTTTATTTACCTCTACTGAGTTATATTTTGTCTCCCAGTGAGTTGTCTGTGCGCGTTTTCAGATTAGATTCAGATTAGATTCACCTTGTCATTACACATATGCAAGTACAACAAAATGCATTTTAGCGCCTAACCAGAAGTGCATTAGGTAGTAATGGCAGAATACAGCATCTCTATACTGTAGACTCTACCGTAAGTAAATTGCTATTTGACTCCACGCATTTTATTAGTGAATTCAATGGTTTGGGTTATGTTTTAACATAAACAATAAATCTGGTCGGTTGCAGCTCTAACCATGTGTAAGGGTTTTGTTTAGATTCAGCACATTAAAGTTGATTAGAAGAATTACGTGGGCTGGTTAACTAACAACTGGCAGCAGCATTATTTGTTAAATGATTtagtttcatgttttattttgtttctcaGTTCATTAGGCTGGTAAATCAATCAGTGTTTCTTCAGTAGCCATATAATTGATAATGTGAAGTCACGGTGACTTGCCACTTAACTGTTACGTTGCTAGAAGACGTGTACAAACCTGTGAAGATCACATTCTCATCTCAGTACCTACTAATTAGAACTGAACACATTGTGGTTtataaattgtattttttttgttaacAGACAGATTTTCTGCAAAATAATGATTGTAGATCAAAGCCTGATGATACTAATCTATTGATATATTGCCATTACTTTGTCTAAATACATAAAGTTGTTGTGAGATGATAAGTGTGTTTTGATCGTAACTGAAATGCTTTTAGTTCATGTATAATAGAACACAAACTATTTATCATAATACTAATTCtcctatttttctttttctgtgtaaTCATAAGAGATATTAGGAAACGAGCAATCTgaaaagtagctgactagaaaAAAGCCCGGTTGATTAAACATATACACTGAGTTTACTGTTCAGTCACAGTTACTCAGCAAAAACAGCTCCACTCATAGGGACAAGTTTGTGCTTTGAACAGTGGAACCAGTTAGGTTGGTTTTGAGGAACAGATACCACTCAGACCTTTTAAACTTTATGGTAAACTTTGAAACCTTCAGTGACATTTCATGATTAGACATTAATGcagttttactttaaaaacaggCAGCTTATTTTCCGCCTCGTGGTTATACATGCTCTGCTTATGAAGTTACCTGTGTTGGATTCTTGTGACGTGTGCGCATGTTATGATCTGAGATAAAGATAAATTACTAATATAATAGTAGTAatcattgttttgcattttttgatAACTATTACATTTGATTAATAACGAATAGTAGAAAAGTACACTAGAAGCCAAAAAGTATAATAGTCATTTTTACTATTTTATGACCTAGGAACGTATCATAAAACAAAATTATTGGTTGgttatttgaaaataaaagcggTCATTGGTTGCAGCTCTTGTTTAATGTCTCATCAGGTCAGAGGATTTCTCAGACATGGAGCCAAAGAGGAATGTGTCTTAAACCACAGGAGGTCAAAGAACGGACTCCATCTGGAGGTCAAGCACGGAGTCAAGTTTTATGTCACTTATTTTACTGCACTCTTACTTAATTCACTTTGAATCCAAGGAAACATTTCATGTCTATTGGAAAAATAAGACTTAATATGGACATTATAAAATGTAGCTATTATCGCACAATGATTCATAGGTAAAATACATTGTGATTGTTAGAAGGATGTTGTTACAATTTCATAGCAAGCATGTGTATGTTTTCTTCTAAGACACAGGGAGCAGGGTTATAGCTGAGGGTGATGTGGCTGGAGAATCTGTATTTTCTCATTCCACTCTGTTTGGTTTCAAAGtgtgggctttgtttttttttccaaacagcTGGGTTCAAACTCCCAGGCTACAAACCCTCGGAGATGGACAAAAGGATGCTGCTCTGGTCAGGACGCTTCAAGAGTGCAGACCAGATACCAGAGTTTGTGGCGTAAGTAGCCTCTTCCTGTTTATACCAGACCTCCCAACACACAGCAGTACTGGTGTGTGTAACTGGTCCTGTAAGACTGTGGCCACTGTTTGTGGCTGAAGGCAATTACTGGCTTCAGGGTGGAGATTTGATCTGCTGCTGTGATAATAGACCTGGTTGTCATGCAATACAAACTGCAGACCCCTCCTGAACTTAGTGAACCGTTATAACGATCAGAAACACTAATCCTCGTTTGCTGTTTATGTTTGCTTAAATGTGCAAACCTCAGGAGTGAATTATTGGAAACAGAAATGCTGATAGTAGAGTGGGAGGTATCAATACCCAATGATGACTTGACATGACTGGTGTTGTATCGAAAaagatttttacttttacaCACACTTAAACGGTGTGTGATAAAGCCATTACGTGTATATTTCGCCACAGGTTTGAGACGATTGAGGCTGCCAGAACCAGAATGAGAGTAAAATTCTGCTATGTGATGATTGTAAGCACATTGGCTGCGTGTGTGCTGATGGTAATTCAGGGCAAAAAGGTGAGTGATACCAGAATAGTATGTTGTGTCCACATGCTTCATTATCGTGTTTATTTGCTGATGACACCTTTGGCTACAGTGTAGTGAGGATTTAAATGTTACTGTTCATTCTATTTTAGAATACATATTTACCAAGATACTAATGTGTTTTATCCCAATTTGTACAGGCTGCACGCAGAGACGAGTCTCTGACTGCTCAAAACCTGGAGaaaaaagctaagttgaaagcAGAAGCTCTGGTTCAGAAGTCggagtgatttttttccccccttttcctATTGTGTGTATTCAGCTTCTTCACTCCCAACCTTTTGGAGAAGTAGAGCACAGCTTCTTGAGATCCAGTAGTGTGGGAACCTGAGTTTACaggtttttaaaatatattcttGGCATTTCCTAGACAGCAAAAATGACCCAGTGAACAGAATTGGATTCATTTCAATGTTTCCAGTAAAAATTAAagtaagtaaattaaaaaaaggcctTCCTGTTTTAAAACCATCGTCAGAGACAACGGTATTTTGTAGTGATGGACACGGAAGGGTTAGAAATACGTCATCCATCTGTACCATTACTATGTAACTAGAGCTGTTTATTCATATCTATTGTGACTTATGTTTGTATAGAGAGCACCAAAATTGagtttaataaaatgtttaaaaattcCTTTTTATAGTCTAATGACCTGTTCTGATGAAGTAGAAACATTTTAATGACTAAAAAACTGTCAGGGGTGAGCATTTCCAGTCCTCAAGCGTCACTGTGCAGCTGGTTTCTCTCCTGCTACTGATCATGTTGATCAGGTGGATTCAGTCAGTCTGGCTGGGAATAGCCAACGGACACATCTGATAAAAGGTAATAAGAAGAGggtatttgttgtttttcatgttaATTTAAgagatgtttgttttctgaccaGCTGATTCAGACATCTCATAACTAGTATGAATTTAATGAACCAAACTATTACTGTATTATAACAATTACACT from Betta splendens chromosome 4, fBetSpl5.4, whole genome shotgun sequence includes:
- the mix23 gene encoding protein MIX23 isoform X3, whose protein sequence is MCVFRQPEQMEVLKVMRTIDDRIVHSLNTTVPTVSFSGKVDATQTCKQLYESMLEAHLSRDKAIKSCIAQTSEVVGQLREQRAKDSENMAVIKQLRKEQTKLKLMQSELNVEEVVNDRSLKVFNERCRIHYTPPKVK
- the mix23 gene encoding protein MIX23 isoform X4, which translates into the protein MRTIDDRIVHSLNTTVPTVSFSGKVDATQTCKQLYESMLEAHLSRDKAIKSCIAQTSEVVGQLREQRAKDSENMAVIKQLRKEQTKLKLMQSELNVEEVVNDRSLKVFNERCRIHYTPPKVK
- the mix23 gene encoding protein MIX23 isoform X1 — protein: MAASGGTLNCEDFSLFQEVLKVMRTIDDRIVHSLNTTVPTVSFSGKVDATQTCKQLYESMLEAHLSRDKAIKSCIAQTSEVVGQLREQRAKDSENMAVIKQLRKEQTKLKLMQSELNVEEVVNDRSLKVFNERCRIHYTPPKVK
- the fam162a gene encoding protein FAM162B translates to MSFARCRLSVGKLLGQRISQTWSQRGMCLKPQEVKERTPSGAGFKLPGYKPSEMDKRMLLWSGRFKSADQIPEFVAFETIEAARTRMRVKFCYVMIVSTLAACVLMVIQGKKAARRDESLTAQNLEKKAKLKAEALVQKSE